In a single window of the Callithrix jacchus isolate 240 chromosome 1, calJac240_pri, whole genome shotgun sequence genome:
- the PCDH8 gene encoding protocadherin-8 isoform X1: MSSVGRWGSPCLFPLQLFSLCWVLSVAQSKTVRYSTFEEDAPGTVIGTLAEDLHMKVSGDTSFRLMKQFNSSLLRVREGDGQLTVGDAGLDRERLCGQAPQCVLAFDVVSFSQEQFRLVHVEVEVRDVNDHAPRFPRAQIPVEVSEGAAVGTRIPLEVPVDEDVGANGLQSVRLAEPDSPFRVELQTRADGAQCADLVLLQELDRESQAAYSLELVAQDGGRPPRSATAALSVRVLDANDHSPAFPQGAVAEVELAEDAPVGSLLLDLDATDPDEGPNGDVVFAFGARTPPEARRLFRLDPRSGRLTLAGPVDYERQDTYELDVRAQDRGPGPRAATCKVIVRIRDVNDNAPDIAITPLAAPGAPAASPFAAAVAAAALGGADASSSAGAGTPEAGATSLVPEGAARESLVALVSTSDRDSGANGQVRCALYGHEHFRLQPAYAGSYLVVTAASLDRERIPEYNLTLVAEDRGAPPLRTVRPYTVRVGDENDNAPLFTRPVYEVSVRENNPPGAYLATVAARDRDLGRNGQVTYRLLEAEVGRSGGAVSTYVSVDPATGAIYALRSFDFETLRQLDVRIQASDGGSPQLSSSALVQVHVLDQNDHAPVLVHPAPANGSLEVAVPGRTAKDTAVARVQARDADEGANGELAFDLQQQEPREAFAIGRRTGEIVLTGDLTQEPPGRVFRALLVVSDGGRPPLTTTATVSFVVTAGGGRGPAEPASAGSPERSRPPGSRLGASGSALQWDTPLIVIIVLAGSCTLLLAAIIAIATTCNRRKKEVRKGGALREERPGAAGGGASAPGSPEEAARGAGPRPNMFDVLTFPGSGKAPFGSPAADAPPPAVAAAEVPGSEGGSATGESACHFEGQQRLRGAHAEPYGASPGFGKEPAPPVAVWKGHSFNTISGREAEKFSGKDSGKGDSDFNDSDSDISGDALKKDLINHMQSGLWACTAECKILGHSDRCWSPSCSGPNAHPSPHPPAQMSTFCKSTSLPRDPLRRDNYYQAQLPKTVGLQSVYEKVLHRDYDRTVTLLSPPRPGRLPDLQEIGVPLYQSPAGRYLSPKKGANENV; this comes from the exons ATGAGTTCTGTGGGGCGTTGGGGCAGCCCTTGCCTTTTCCCCTTGCAGCTGTTCAGCCTCTGCTGGGTGCTCTCCGTGGCCCAGAGCAAAACAGTCCGATACAGCACCTTCGAGGAGGATGCCCCTGGCACGGTCATCGGGACCCTGGCCGAGGACCTACATATGAAAGTATCGGGTGACACAAGCTTCCGCCTGATGAAGCAATTCAACAGCTCTCTGCTCCGGGTGCGCGAAGGCGACGGGCAGCTGACCGTCGGGGACGCAGGCCTGGACCGCGAGCGGCTGTGCGGTCAGGCCCCGCAGTGCGTGCTGGCCTTCGACGTGGTCAGCTTCTCGCAGGAGCAATTCCGGCTGGTGCACGTGGAAGTGGAGGTGAGGGACGTCAACGACCACGCGCCGCGCTTCCCCCGGGCCCAGATCCCTGTGGAGGTGTCTGAGGGTGCGGCCGTAGGCACGCGCATCCCCCTGGAGGTGCCGGTGGACGAGGACGTGGGCGCCAACGGGCTGCAGAGCGTGCGCCTCGCCGAGCCTGACAGCCCCTTCCGCGTGGAGCTGCAGACGCGCGCGGACGGAGCTCAGTGCGCGGACCTGGTGCTGCTGCAGGAGCTGGACCGCGAGAGTCAGGCCGCCTATAGCCTGGAGCTGGTGGCCCAGGACGGCGGCCGCCCGCCGCGCTCCGCCACGGCTGCCCTAAGCGTGCGCGTCCTGGACGCCAATGACCACAGCCCGGCCTTCCCGCAGGGCGCCGTGGCCGAAGTGGAGCTGGCGGAGGACGCACCCGTGGGCTCCCTGCTTCTCGACCTGGACGCGACCGATCCCGATGAGGGCCCTAACGGCGATGTGGTGTTCGCTTTTGGCGCCCGCACCCCTCCGGAGGCGCGCCGCCTATTTCGGCTCGACCCGCGGTCTGGCCGCCTCACCCTGGCCGGGCCGGTGGACTACGAGCGTCAGGACACCTACGAGTTGGACGTGCGGGCGCAGGACCGCGGACCTGGGCCCCGCGCTGCCACCTGCAAGGTCATCGTGCGCATCCGCGATGTCAATGACAACGCGCCCGACATCGCCATCACCCCGCTGGCCGCCCCAGGCGCGCCGGCCGCCTCGCCCTTCGCAGCTGCCGTCGCCGCCGCCGCGCTCGGGGGAGCGGACGCTAGCTCGTCGGCGGGAGCCGGGACGCCCGAAGCTGGCGCCACCTCGCTGGTGCCGGAAGGGGCGGCGCGCGAGAGCCTGGTAGCTCTGGTCAGCACCTCGGACAGGGACTCAGGAGCCAACGGGCAGGTGCGCTGCGCCCTCTACGGGCACGAACACTTCCGGCTGCAGCCGGCCTACGCGGGCAGCTACCTGGTGGTGACCGCGGCGTCGCTAGACCGCGAGCGCATCCCTGAGTACAACCTGACGCTGGTGGCCGAAGACCGCGGCGCGCCCCCGCTGCGCACCGTGAGGCCCTACACGGTGCGCGTGGGCGACGAGAACGACAACGCGCCGCTCTTCACGCGGCCGGTCTATGAGGTGTCGGTGCGCGAGAACAACCCGCCCGGCGCCTACCTGGCCACGGTGGCAGCCCGGGACCGGGACCTGGGCCGCAACGGCCAGGTCACCTACCGGCTgctggaggccgaggtgggccgctCTGGGGGCGCCGTATCCACTTATGTCTCGGTAGACCCTGCTACCGGAGCCATCTACGCCCTGCGCAGCTTCGACTTTGAGACGCTGCGCCAACTCGACGTTCGCATCCAAGCTAGCGACGGTGGTTCTCCTCAGCTTTCCAGCAGCGCCCTAGTGCAGGTGCACGTGCTGGACCAGAACGACCATGCGCCGGTCCTGGTGCACCCGGCGCCAGCCAATGGCTCCCTAGAAGTGGCAGTGCCTGGGCGCACCGCAAAGGACACAGCCGTGGCCCGTGTGCAGGCCCGGGATGCAGACGAGGGAGCCAACGGGGAGCTGGCCTTCGACCTGCAGCAGCAAGAGCCTCGCGAAGCCTTCGCCATCGGCCGCCGCACGGGGGAGATAGTGCTCACCGGCGACCTCACGCAGGAGCCACCGGGCCGTGTGTTCAGGGCGCTCCTGGTCGTATCCGACGGCGGCCGTCCCCCGCTCACCACCACCGCAACTGTCAGCTTCGTGGTAACAGCAGGGGGCGGGCGCGGGCCTGCTGAGCCTGCCAGTGCCGGAAGCCCCGAACGTTCCCGCCCGCCTGGCTCTCGGCTCGGGGCGTCGGGGTCGGCGCTGCAATGGGACACGCCGCTGATCGTCATCATCGTGCTGGCCGGGAGCTGCACACTGCTGCTGGCCGCCATCATCGCCATCGCCACCACCTGCAACCGCCGCAAAAAGGAGGTGCGCAAAGGGGGGGCCCTCCGGGAAGAGCGGCCCGGGGCGGCGGGCGGCGGAGCCTCAGCTCCCGGCTCCCCCGAGGAGGCCGCCCGGGGAGCCGGGCCCAGGCCCAACATGTTCGACGTGCTCACCTTCCCTGGCAGCGGCAAAGCGCCCTTTGGCAGCCCCGCGGCGGACGCGCCTCCGCCTGCGGTCGCCGCGGCCGAAGTGCCGGGCTCAGAGGGCGGCAGTGCCACTGGGGAAAGCGCCTGTCACTTCGAGGGGCAGCAGCGGCTCCGCGGCGCGCACGCCGAG CCCTATGGTGCCTCCCCGGGTTTTGGAAAGGAGCCGGCGCCCCCTGTGGCTGTCTGGAAAGGCCACTCATTCAACACCATCTCTGGCCGGGAAGCGGAGAAGTTCAGCGGCAAAGACAGCGGCAAAGGGGACAGTGATTTCAACGACAGCGATTCCGACATCAGCGGGGACGCTCTGAAAAAGGATCTCATCAACCACATGCAGAGTG GACTGTGGGCATGCACTGCTGAGTGTAAGATCCTGGGCCACTCTGATCGCTGCTGGAGCCCATCCTGCAGTGGGCCCAACGCACATCCCTCACCTCACCCACCAGCCCAGATGTCAACCTTCTGTAAGAGCACGTCACTGCCTCGGGATCCTCTGCGCAGGGACAATTACTACCAGGCCCAGCTGCCCAAGACAGTGGGGCTGCAGAGCGTCTATGAGAAAGTACTGCACAGAGACTATGACAGGACAGTTACTCTGCTCTCCCCTCCCCGTCCAGGGAGACTCCCAGACCTGCAGGAGATCGGGGTACCCCTCTACCAGTCCCCCGCTGGCAGGTACCTGTCCCCGAAGAAGGGAGCCAATGAAAATGTTTAA
- the PCDH8 gene encoding protocadherin-8 isoform X2, with amino-acid sequence MSSVGRWGSPCLFPLQLFSLCWVLSVAQSKTVRYSTFEEDAPGTVIGTLAEDLHMKVSGDTSFRLMKQFNSSLLRVREGDGQLTVGDAGLDRERLCGQAPQCVLAFDVVSFSQEQFRLVHVEVEVRDVNDHAPRFPRAQIPVEVSEGAAVGTRIPLEVPVDEDVGANGLQSVRLAEPDSPFRVELQTRADGAQCADLVLLQELDRESQAAYSLELVAQDGGRPPRSATAALSVRVLDANDHSPAFPQGAVAEVELAEDAPVGSLLLDLDATDPDEGPNGDVVFAFGARTPPEARRLFRLDPRSGRLTLAGPVDYERQDTYELDVRAQDRGPGPRAATCKVIVRIRDVNDNAPDIAITPLAAPGAPAASPFAAAVAAAALGGADASSSAGAGTPEAGATSLVPEGAARESLVALVSTSDRDSGANGQVRCALYGHEHFRLQPAYAGSYLVVTAASLDRERIPEYNLTLVAEDRGAPPLRTVRPYTVRVGDENDNAPLFTRPVYEVSVRENNPPGAYLATVAARDRDLGRNGQVTYRLLEAEVGRSGGAVSTYVSVDPATGAIYALRSFDFETLRQLDVRIQASDGGSPQLSSSALVQVHVLDQNDHAPVLVHPAPANGSLEVAVPGRTAKDTAVARVQARDADEGANGELAFDLQQQEPREAFAIGRRTGEIVLTGDLTQEPPGRVFRALLVVSDGGRPPLTTTATVSFVVTAGGGRGPAEPASAGSPERSRPPGSRLGASGSALQWDTPLIVIIVLAGSCTLLLAAIIAIATTCNRRKKEPYGASPGFGKEPAPPVAVWKGHSFNTISGREAEKFSGKDSGKGDSDFNDSDSDISGDALKKDLINHMQSGLWACTAECKILGHSDRCWSPSCSGPNAHPSPHPPAQMSTFCKSTSLPRDPLRRDNYYQAQLPKTVGLQSVYEKVLHRDYDRTVTLLSPPRPGRLPDLQEIGVPLYQSPAGRYLSPKKGANENV; translated from the exons ATGAGTTCTGTGGGGCGTTGGGGCAGCCCTTGCCTTTTCCCCTTGCAGCTGTTCAGCCTCTGCTGGGTGCTCTCCGTGGCCCAGAGCAAAACAGTCCGATACAGCACCTTCGAGGAGGATGCCCCTGGCACGGTCATCGGGACCCTGGCCGAGGACCTACATATGAAAGTATCGGGTGACACAAGCTTCCGCCTGATGAAGCAATTCAACAGCTCTCTGCTCCGGGTGCGCGAAGGCGACGGGCAGCTGACCGTCGGGGACGCAGGCCTGGACCGCGAGCGGCTGTGCGGTCAGGCCCCGCAGTGCGTGCTGGCCTTCGACGTGGTCAGCTTCTCGCAGGAGCAATTCCGGCTGGTGCACGTGGAAGTGGAGGTGAGGGACGTCAACGACCACGCGCCGCGCTTCCCCCGGGCCCAGATCCCTGTGGAGGTGTCTGAGGGTGCGGCCGTAGGCACGCGCATCCCCCTGGAGGTGCCGGTGGACGAGGACGTGGGCGCCAACGGGCTGCAGAGCGTGCGCCTCGCCGAGCCTGACAGCCCCTTCCGCGTGGAGCTGCAGACGCGCGCGGACGGAGCTCAGTGCGCGGACCTGGTGCTGCTGCAGGAGCTGGACCGCGAGAGTCAGGCCGCCTATAGCCTGGAGCTGGTGGCCCAGGACGGCGGCCGCCCGCCGCGCTCCGCCACGGCTGCCCTAAGCGTGCGCGTCCTGGACGCCAATGACCACAGCCCGGCCTTCCCGCAGGGCGCCGTGGCCGAAGTGGAGCTGGCGGAGGACGCACCCGTGGGCTCCCTGCTTCTCGACCTGGACGCGACCGATCCCGATGAGGGCCCTAACGGCGATGTGGTGTTCGCTTTTGGCGCCCGCACCCCTCCGGAGGCGCGCCGCCTATTTCGGCTCGACCCGCGGTCTGGCCGCCTCACCCTGGCCGGGCCGGTGGACTACGAGCGTCAGGACACCTACGAGTTGGACGTGCGGGCGCAGGACCGCGGACCTGGGCCCCGCGCTGCCACCTGCAAGGTCATCGTGCGCATCCGCGATGTCAATGACAACGCGCCCGACATCGCCATCACCCCGCTGGCCGCCCCAGGCGCGCCGGCCGCCTCGCCCTTCGCAGCTGCCGTCGCCGCCGCCGCGCTCGGGGGAGCGGACGCTAGCTCGTCGGCGGGAGCCGGGACGCCCGAAGCTGGCGCCACCTCGCTGGTGCCGGAAGGGGCGGCGCGCGAGAGCCTGGTAGCTCTGGTCAGCACCTCGGACAGGGACTCAGGAGCCAACGGGCAGGTGCGCTGCGCCCTCTACGGGCACGAACACTTCCGGCTGCAGCCGGCCTACGCGGGCAGCTACCTGGTGGTGACCGCGGCGTCGCTAGACCGCGAGCGCATCCCTGAGTACAACCTGACGCTGGTGGCCGAAGACCGCGGCGCGCCCCCGCTGCGCACCGTGAGGCCCTACACGGTGCGCGTGGGCGACGAGAACGACAACGCGCCGCTCTTCACGCGGCCGGTCTATGAGGTGTCGGTGCGCGAGAACAACCCGCCCGGCGCCTACCTGGCCACGGTGGCAGCCCGGGACCGGGACCTGGGCCGCAACGGCCAGGTCACCTACCGGCTgctggaggccgaggtgggccgctCTGGGGGCGCCGTATCCACTTATGTCTCGGTAGACCCTGCTACCGGAGCCATCTACGCCCTGCGCAGCTTCGACTTTGAGACGCTGCGCCAACTCGACGTTCGCATCCAAGCTAGCGACGGTGGTTCTCCTCAGCTTTCCAGCAGCGCCCTAGTGCAGGTGCACGTGCTGGACCAGAACGACCATGCGCCGGTCCTGGTGCACCCGGCGCCAGCCAATGGCTCCCTAGAAGTGGCAGTGCCTGGGCGCACCGCAAAGGACACAGCCGTGGCCCGTGTGCAGGCCCGGGATGCAGACGAGGGAGCCAACGGGGAGCTGGCCTTCGACCTGCAGCAGCAAGAGCCTCGCGAAGCCTTCGCCATCGGCCGCCGCACGGGGGAGATAGTGCTCACCGGCGACCTCACGCAGGAGCCACCGGGCCGTGTGTTCAGGGCGCTCCTGGTCGTATCCGACGGCGGCCGTCCCCCGCTCACCACCACCGCAACTGTCAGCTTCGTGGTAACAGCAGGGGGCGGGCGCGGGCCTGCTGAGCCTGCCAGTGCCGGAAGCCCCGAACGTTCCCGCCCGCCTGGCTCTCGGCTCGGGGCGTCGGGGTCGGCGCTGCAATGGGACACGCCGCTGATCGTCATCATCGTGCTGGCCGGGAGCTGCACACTGCTGCTGGCCGCCATCATCGCCATCGCCACCACCTGCAACCGCCGCAAAAAGGAG CCCTATGGTGCCTCCCCGGGTTTTGGAAAGGAGCCGGCGCCCCCTGTGGCTGTCTGGAAAGGCCACTCATTCAACACCATCTCTGGCCGGGAAGCGGAGAAGTTCAGCGGCAAAGACAGCGGCAAAGGGGACAGTGATTTCAACGACAGCGATTCCGACATCAGCGGGGACGCTCTGAAAAAGGATCTCATCAACCACATGCAGAGTG GACTGTGGGCATGCACTGCTGAGTGTAAGATCCTGGGCCACTCTGATCGCTGCTGGAGCCCATCCTGCAGTGGGCCCAACGCACATCCCTCACCTCACCCACCAGCCCAGATGTCAACCTTCTGTAAGAGCACGTCACTGCCTCGGGATCCTCTGCGCAGGGACAATTACTACCAGGCCCAGCTGCCCAAGACAGTGGGGCTGCAGAGCGTCTATGAGAAAGTACTGCACAGAGACTATGACAGGACAGTTACTCTGCTCTCCCCTCCCCGTCCAGGGAGACTCCCAGACCTGCAGGAGATCGGGGTACCCCTCTACCAGTCCCCCGCTGGCAGGTACCTGTCCCCGAAGAAGGGAGCCAATGAAAATGTTTAA